In Pseudobdellovibrionaceae bacterium, the following proteins share a genomic window:
- a CDS encoding tetratricopeptide repeat protein, with product MKEKGRGEQQALILELERMVREGHSLLAYKKLRSLNPSEFEPGQVAVLANLCRRLGHGDTSFRWLKPLVWQQIELGVTPEPKVLLEFVYHLATYGSLDEAHELLDWVDFDQYPQAHLAKITILFKEWRYLDSVPHLQQYIRKMKNDQYQVAIGTINLAACYVFLKMDKAEETVSGLIRMCQENDYRVLLGNAYELLSQVSIAQGEYAQALDLLSKAEEILRGNQSSSLLFVEKWQSIVGLLREPNSAEAKTRFLAVRQKAAERKNWETIRSCDFYYSYATQDLETSKKVYFGTPFIPYRKMVEQQLGADLFSDEKYLWIPQWDIPKVHKNLKTLSVTDLSYEGRSVPIKQGQLLHNFLKGICLDFYKPASIGFFHHNLYPGEYFDVKSTTEKVVRLKKRLNKALEAEDIPLVVRSSDNQLILKATAPIAIEVPREYCFRNRQTELANKVVDLFPNKNFTTSDVQGEFKVSERTAQRLIQFGVEKGLFEQRGSGKKTRYQVKKAS from the coding sequence TTGAAGGAAAAAGGTCGCGGCGAGCAACAAGCGCTCATTTTAGAGTTAGAGAGGATGGTGCGGGAGGGGCATTCCCTTCTGGCCTATAAGAAGTTGCGCTCCCTCAATCCCTCTGAGTTTGAGCCAGGACAGGTGGCTGTGCTTGCAAATCTCTGCCGCCGGCTGGGCCATGGCGACACCAGCTTCCGCTGGCTGAAGCCTTTAGTTTGGCAGCAGATCGAGTTAGGAGTCACTCCTGAGCCCAAGGTCCTTTTGGAATTCGTTTATCACCTGGCAACCTATGGATCTTTGGACGAAGCTCATGAACTCCTGGACTGGGTCGACTTTGACCAGTACCCCCAGGCTCACCTCGCAAAAATCACAATTCTCTTTAAGGAGTGGCGCTATCTGGATTCGGTCCCTCATCTCCAACAGTACATTCGGAAAATGAAAAATGATCAGTACCAAGTCGCCATTGGGACCATTAACCTCGCTGCTTGTTATGTCTTTCTAAAGATGGACAAGGCTGAAGAGACTGTTTCTGGCCTGATACGAATGTGCCAAGAGAATGACTATAGAGTTCTCTTGGGGAATGCCTATGAATTACTCTCTCAGGTCTCCATCGCCCAGGGAGAATACGCACAGGCCCTAGATCTCCTGAGTAAGGCCGAGGAAATCCTAAGAGGGAATCAGAGCTCCAGCCTGCTTTTTGTGGAAAAGTGGCAGTCCATTGTGGGGCTTTTGCGAGAGCCAAACTCGGCGGAGGCAAAAACTCGCTTTTTGGCTGTTCGACAAAAGGCTGCTGAACGCAAAAACTGGGAGACAATCCGCTCCTGCGACTTTTATTATTCTTACGCCACTCAAGACCTGGAAACCTCAAAAAAGGTGTATTTTGGGACCCCATTTATTCCCTATAGAAAAATGGTCGAACAGCAACTAGGCGCAGACCTTTTTTCGGACGAAAAATACCTCTGGATTCCCCAATGGGATATTCCTAAAGTTCACAAAAACCTGAAGACCCTTTCAGTGACCGATCTCTCCTATGAAGGGCGGAGTGTTCCGATCAAACAGGGGCAGCTTTTGCACAATTTCTTAAAAGGGATCTGCCTGGATTTTTATAAGCCAGCAAGCATTGGCTTCTTTCACCACAATCTTTATCCTGGCGAATACTTCGACGTGAAATCGACGACCGAGAAGGTGGTGCGCCTTAAAAAGCGCCTCAATAAAGCACTTGAAGCAGAAGATATTCCGTTGGTGGTGCGCTCCTCAGATAATCAATTGATCTTAAAGGCGACGGCCCCTATTGCGATTGAGGTCCCTCGTGAATACTGTTTTCGGAATCGGCAAACGGAGCTGGCCAACAAGGTTGTTGACCTCTTTCCAAACAAAAACTTCACCACTAGCGATGTCCAAGGGGAGTTCAAGGTTTCCGAAAGGACGGCTCAGCGCTTGATTCAGTTTGGGGTTGAAAAAGGTCTCTTTGAACAAAGAGGCAGCGGCAAAAAAACCCGATATCAGGTGAAGAAAGCCAGTTAG
- a CDS encoding winged helix-turn-helix transcriptional regulator: MGDNGCMYEALFGNQVAEKCLLYIQNYGEGHINGIAKTFGFSPSQVQLQLRKLEDAGVVVSQFSGNIRLFKINPRLAIKGELSALLEKILLLTPEKETQKYFRQRTRPRRSGKKL, encoded by the coding sequence TTGGGCGATAATGGTTGTATGTATGAAGCTCTATTTGGAAACCAAGTCGCAGAGAAGTGCCTCCTCTATATTCAAAACTACGGGGAGGGGCACATCAATGGCATTGCCAAAACCTTTGGCTTTTCCCCCAGTCAGGTGCAACTGCAACTAAGAAAGCTGGAAGACGCCGGTGTTGTTGTCAGTCAGTTCTCTGGCAACATTCGACTCTTCAAAATCAACCCTCGTTTGGCGATTAAGGGAGAGTTGTCGGCTCTGCTTGAGAAGATTCTTCTGCTGACTCCAGAAAAGGAAACGCAAAAATACTTCCGCCAACGAACCCGTCCCAGACGTAGTGGGAAAAAGCTATGA
- the guaA gene encoding glutamine-hydrolyzing GMP synthase, producing MEGGFLVLDFGSQYTQIIARRLRELGVYSELLPYDMALAEIKARKPKGIILSGGPSSVNEAGAPHRDVHELAAIAPLLGICYGMQLISAQMGGVVESADRREYGLNVIKWSKQIGQVPKEQNVWMSHGDVVKKVPPGFEVVATSAFEYPAALMSDRAWAFQFHPEVSHTDHGMDLLKAFVFNLCQAEPDWAAPSITEHLLEEVRKQVPDGEHVLCALSGGVDSTVVGTLLTKALGADRVHCVFVDTGLLRKNEFQQVLETYKELGLNVKGVDASQTFMSKLKGVADPEKKRKIIGHTFIEVFKDSIKEIGPIDWLAQGTLYPDVIESISLRGTSVTIKSHHNVGGLPKDLDLKLIEPLRELFKDEVRAIGKELGIPHGSLWRHPFPGPGLAIRILDEITPMNVSILQEVDAIYIDELKAKGLYDKIWQAFCVLLPVKTVGVQGDARTYERVAAIRAVTSSDGMTADWFAFPPEFLRHLSNRITNEVKGVNRVVYDVTSKPPGTIEWE from the coding sequence ATGGAAGGCGGATTTCTCGTACTTGATTTTGGTTCCCAATACACCCAGATCATCGCTCGCAGACTTCGTGAGTTGGGCGTTTACTCGGAACTGCTTCCCTATGACATGGCTTTAGCTGAGATCAAAGCTAGAAAGCCTAAAGGCATCATTTTGAGCGGCGGTCCCTCTTCAGTTAATGAGGCCGGCGCTCCCCATCGGGACGTTCATGAGCTTGCGGCCATCGCGCCACTCTTGGGTATTTGCTACGGAATGCAACTAATCTCAGCCCAGATGGGCGGAGTGGTCGAAAGTGCTGATCGCAGGGAGTATGGCCTTAACGTCATCAAGTGGTCCAAGCAAATCGGCCAGGTGCCCAAGGAGCAAAACGTGTGGATGAGCCACGGAGATGTGGTTAAAAAAGTTCCGCCTGGATTTGAGGTCGTCGCCACCAGTGCCTTTGAATACCCGGCGGCTTTGATGTCGGACCGGGCCTGGGCCTTTCAATTTCATCCCGAGGTGAGTCATACCGATCACGGCATGGATCTTTTGAAGGCCTTTGTTTTCAATCTTTGTCAGGCTGAACCCGATTGGGCGGCGCCATCGATCACCGAGCACCTACTCGAAGAAGTGCGAAAACAGGTCCCAGATGGCGAGCATGTCCTGTGCGCCCTGAGTGGGGGCGTGGACTCGACTGTTGTTGGCACACTGCTGACCAAGGCTTTGGGTGCAGACCGAGTTCACTGTGTGTTTGTCGATACCGGACTATTACGTAAAAACGAATTTCAGCAGGTTCTTGAGACCTATAAAGAGCTGGGTCTCAACGTCAAAGGTGTGGACGCCAGCCAAACCTTTATGAGTAAACTCAAAGGGGTTGCCGATCCTGAGAAGAAACGTAAAATCATCGGCCATACTTTTATCGAAGTGTTTAAGGACTCAATCAAAGAGATTGGCCCCATTGATTGGCTGGCTCAGGGGACTCTGTATCCGGATGTCATTGAGAGTATTTCCCTGCGCGGCACCAGTGTGACCATCAAGTCTCACCACAACGTAGGCGGCTTGCCTAAAGACTTAGATTTGAAGCTGATCGAGCCTCTTCGCGAGCTTTTTAAGGATGAAGTACGGGCCATCGGTAAAGAGCTGGGGATTCCCCATGGCTCACTCTGGCGCCATCCTTTTCCGGGTCCTGGTTTGGCAATTCGTATCTTGGATGAAATCACGCCCATGAATGTGAGCATTCTCCAGGAGGTCGATGCCATCTATATCGACGAGCTTAAGGCCAAAGGTCTTTACGACAAAATCTGGCAGGCATTTTGTGTTCTATTGCCGGTCAAGACCGTGGGTGTCCAGGGTGATGCCCGAACCTATGAAAGAGTGGCCGCCATTCGCGCAGTCACTTCCAGTGATGGGATGACGGCTGATTGGTTTGCCTTTCCACCGGAGTTTTTGCGCCATCTTTCCAACCGCATCACCAACGAAGTCAAAGGGGTGAATCGGGTGGTCTATGATGTGACCAGTAAACCCCCTGGCACGATTGAGTGGGAATAA
- a CDS encoding nucleotidyltransferase: MSNITKATTREELAALVTQALRKEGLDPVLVGGAVVSIYTDNKYESRDLDFIVSASSDVVNEVMKKMGFKKSGKNFYHPKSEFTVEFPMGPLAIGDQEPVKPEGELKIKRTTIKLLSPTQSVMDRLAWFFYSNDRQCLDQALWISKAHPVDLKKVEAWAKREGQEEKFHIFLGSLR, encoded by the coding sequence ATGAGCAACATCACCAAGGCAACCACGAGAGAGGAACTGGCGGCATTGGTCACTCAAGCATTACGGAAAGAGGGGCTCGACCCTGTGTTGGTCGGTGGGGCCGTCGTCTCTATTTATACGGATAACAAGTACGAGTCGCGAGATTTGGATTTCATTGTCTCAGCCAGTAGTGATGTGGTGAATGAGGTCATGAAGAAAATGGGGTTCAAAAAATCGGGCAAAAACTTTTATCATCCCAAATCAGAATTCACTGTTGAGTTCCCCATGGGGCCTTTGGCAATTGGTGACCAGGAGCCCGTCAAACCAGAAGGGGAGCTCAAAATCAAAAGAACGACCATTAAACTTCTCTCGCCCACCCAATCGGTGATGGACCGTTTAGCTTGGTTCTTTTATTCCAACGACCGGCAATGTCTGGATCAAGCCCTATGGATTTCAAAGGCCCACCCGGTAGATCTCAAAAAGGTGGAGGCCTGGGCAAAGCGGGAAGGGCAGGAGGAGAAATTCCACATCTTTCTTGGTTCATTGAGGTAG
- the dnaE gene encoding DNA polymerase III subunit alpha, which produces MSFVHLHVHSQYSLLEATIRFKELAKTAQEMGMPAVAITDYGNMFGAVEFYFAAKGAGIKPLIGLEAYIAPKSRLIKGEDREAAQMPNRRIVLLAQNLEGYRNLCQISSIGYKEGFYYRPRIDYEVLEKFSSDLICLSGGLMGDVPWTFVNQGEEKALEVVRKLQALYPERFYLEMNRTGVAAWEQINPFLAEASKITGVPLVAANDVHYLNQGDQLAQETLICIGSNKTLMDENRYRLGSDQFYFKSPEQMQGLFKAFPEACSRTLEIADRCEIHFKLEDDEGKPIYHLPTYPTQGGVSLKDEMARLSREGLEKRIAQAIQRGEEINEEKQAEYDKRLDYELGVIDGMGFNGYFLIVQDFIGWAKDHDIPVGPGRGSGAGSLVAYSLGITDLDPMPYNLIFERFLNPERVSMPDFDVDFCQENRQRVIEYVTNKYGEASVSQIITYGKLQARAAIRDVGRVMGMTFGEVDVVAKLVPEKLGITLKDAIDEEPRLRDLMETDPKVNNLMELAQKIEGLVRHAGIHAAGVIIADGNIISHAPLYRGTEGENVVQYDMKHSEKIGLIKFDFLGLKTLTHVNDALKLVEKNRGKKFRTEDISLTDKGIYEVMCKGDTAGIFQFEGEGITDLIRKAQPTCFEDIVAINALYRPGPMDMIPDYLARKKGEKKVQFSFPELEPILKETYGIVVYQEQVQLIASRIANYSLGEADLLRRAMGKKIAEEMAKQKDRFLQGARENQHDEKKSSELFDTMAEFAKYGFNKSHAAAYCVVAAYTAWLKNYYPVEFFAALLSTEMNDTDKVVKYVKDAQKHGIVVQPPHVNHSEYKFTVKGNEIYFSLGAIKGVGQAAVDALLEARESKPEKKFETLEDFFATVDLRRVNKKTVECLIKAGAFDGFGANRAELTENYPRFIERAEQSRKDREVGQVSLFAMVEEVQEQEKVRVEKRAPWTRGLRLAGEKEVLGFYLSDHPLKGLDKLASRWVSANIAGLQDLNSKSNVRILGLISTMREIITKKGTRMAFGVLEDLTGTLELVIFPDPFAKYETLLKSDVPLVVTGVLEKEGDACKVLVDEIKAFPDIMTSAKIMTLSLRPEMEDKLALLREILLKHPGESHLQLELELPDLAKSVNLESIDPRSVRPSPELLESLHTLLGTTENIELR; this is translated from the coding sequence ATGAGCTTTGTTCACCTCCATGTTCATTCCCAATATTCCCTACTTGAAGCCACCATTCGCTTTAAAGAACTGGCCAAAACCGCCCAGGAAATGGGAATGCCGGCAGTGGCCATTACTGATTACGGGAATATGTTTGGGGCCGTCGAGTTTTACTTCGCGGCCAAAGGGGCGGGGATCAAACCCCTAATTGGACTTGAAGCCTATATCGCTCCCAAGAGTCGGTTAATTAAGGGCGAGGACCGTGAAGCCGCGCAAATGCCCAATCGGCGCATTGTGCTCCTGGCGCAAAACCTGGAAGGCTACCGCAACCTTTGCCAGATCAGCAGTATTGGCTACAAAGAGGGATTTTACTATCGGCCACGTATTGATTACGAAGTGCTTGAGAAATTCAGCAGCGACCTTATTTGTTTAAGCGGCGGACTGATGGGAGATGTTCCTTGGACCTTTGTGAACCAGGGAGAGGAAAAAGCCCTAGAGGTGGTGCGCAAACTCCAGGCTCTTTATCCCGAGCGTTTTTATTTGGAAATGAACCGCACCGGTGTGGCGGCTTGGGAGCAGATCAATCCCTTCTTGGCTGAAGCAAGCAAAATCACCGGAGTTCCCTTGGTGGCCGCCAACGATGTTCATTACTTGAATCAGGGTGACCAGTTGGCGCAGGAGACTCTGATCTGCATTGGCTCCAACAAAACCCTGATGGACGAAAACCGCTACCGACTGGGGAGTGATCAATTCTACTTTAAAAGTCCTGAGCAGATGCAGGGGCTTTTTAAAGCATTTCCTGAAGCCTGCAGCCGCACTCTGGAGATTGCCGACCGTTGTGAGATTCACTTCAAGCTTGAGGATGACGAAGGAAAGCCAATTTACCATCTTCCCACTTACCCTACCCAAGGGGGCGTGAGTCTTAAAGACGAGATGGCTCGCTTAAGTCGCGAGGGTTTGGAAAAACGTATTGCCCAAGCCATTCAGCGCGGTGAGGAAATCAACGAAGAAAAGCAGGCTGAGTACGACAAGCGTCTGGACTATGAGTTGGGCGTGATCGATGGCATGGGCTTTAACGGTTACTTTTTGATCGTACAGGACTTTATCGGTTGGGCCAAAGACCACGACATTCCTGTGGGACCTGGGCGAGGCTCAGGAGCCGGCTCTTTGGTTGCCTATTCCTTAGGGATTACGGATCTCGATCCCATGCCCTACAATTTGATCTTTGAGCGATTCCTCAATCCTGAGCGGGTCAGCATGCCTGACTTTGACGTGGATTTTTGTCAGGAAAACCGCCAGCGGGTGATCGAGTACGTCACCAACAAATATGGCGAGGCCAGTGTGTCTCAGATCATCACCTATGGAAAGCTTCAAGCCCGTGCCGCCATTCGCGATGTGGGCCGGGTGATGGGAATGACCTTTGGTGAAGTGGACGTGGTGGCCAAACTGGTTCCGGAAAAACTTGGCATCACCTTAAAAGACGCCATTGATGAAGAGCCCAGGCTTCGTGATTTGATGGAAACCGATCCCAAGGTCAATAACCTCATGGAGCTGGCGCAAAAGATCGAAGGCTTGGTTCGTCATGCGGGAATTCACGCCGCTGGAGTGATCATTGCCGACGGCAACATAATATCTCATGCCCCCCTCTATCGTGGGACGGAAGGGGAAAATGTCGTTCAGTACGACATGAAACACTCGGAAAAAATCGGCCTGATCAAATTTGACTTTTTGGGCCTAAAAACTCTGACCCACGTGAACGACGCTCTGAAGCTGGTGGAAAAAAACCGCGGCAAAAAATTCCGCACCGAAGACATCTCGCTCACGGACAAGGGCATTTATGAAGTCATGTGTAAAGGGGACACAGCCGGGATTTTCCAGTTTGAAGGCGAGGGTATTACTGACCTGATCCGTAAGGCCCAGCCCACTTGCTTTGAAGACATCGTCGCCATTAACGCTCTTTATCGCCCAGGTCCTATGGATATGATCCCGGACTATTTGGCGCGCAAAAAGGGCGAAAAGAAGGTGCAGTTTTCGTTTCCGGAGCTTGAGCCCATCCTTAAAGAGACCTACGGCATTGTGGTCTACCAGGAGCAGGTACAGCTGATTGCCTCACGCATTGCCAATTACTCACTCGGTGAAGCGGATCTTCTCCGTCGCGCCATGGGTAAAAAAATTGCCGAGGAAATGGCCAAGCAAAAGGATCGCTTCCTTCAAGGTGCACGGGAAAATCAGCATGACGAAAAGAAATCCTCTGAACTATTCGACACCATGGCGGAATTTGCCAAGTACGGATTCAACAAATCACACGCGGCCGCCTACTGTGTGGTTGCGGCCTACACGGCCTGGCTTAAGAATTATTACCCGGTTGAGTTTTTTGCAGCCCTTTTGAGTACGGAGATGAACGACACCGACAAGGTGGTGAAGTACGTCAAGGACGCCCAAAAGCATGGTATTGTTGTTCAGCCTCCCCATGTGAATCATTCCGAATATAAATTCACAGTCAAAGGCAATGAGATTTATTTTTCTCTTGGTGCCATTAAAGGTGTGGGTCAGGCGGCGGTTGATGCGCTACTTGAGGCCCGTGAATCAAAGCCGGAGAAAAAGTTTGAAACCCTGGAGGACTTTTTTGCCACTGTTGATTTGCGCCGAGTGAACAAGAAAACCGTGGAGTGCCTGATCAAAGCCGGAGCCTTCGATGGCTTTGGGGCCAACAGGGCAGAACTCACGGAGAATTACCCTCGCTTTATTGAGCGCGCTGAACAGTCGCGCAAAGACCGTGAAGTGGGGCAGGTGAGTCTATTTGCCATGGTTGAAGAGGTGCAGGAACAGGAAAAAGTGCGGGTCGAAAAGCGCGCTCCCTGGACCAGAGGATTGCGCCTGGCCGGCGAAAAAGAAGTCTTAGGCTTTTACCTTTCCGATCACCCATTAAAAGGTCTGGATAAGTTGGCTTCGCGTTGGGTGTCGGCCAATATTGCAGGTCTTCAGGATCTCAACAGTAAATCCAACGTGAGAATTTTAGGTTTGATCAGCACCATGAGGGAGATCATCACCAAAAAAGGAACCCGCATGGCTTTTGGGGTTCTTGAAGATCTCACGGGCACCTTAGAGCTGGTTATTTTTCCTGATCCCTTTGCCAAATACGAAACCCTATTGAAGTCTGATGTTCCTCTGGTGGTCACCGGAGTTTTGGAGAAAGAAGGGGACGCCTGTAAGGTCTTAGTCGATGAGATCAAGGCCTTTCCAGATATCATGACCAGTGCCAAGATCATGACCCTCAGTCTTCGCCCGGAGATGGAAGATAAGCTGGCACTGCTACGGGAGATATTACTTAAGCATCCGGGCGAGAGTCACCTTCAGTTAGAACTTGAACTTCCAGACCTGGCCAAGTCCGTCAACCTGGAGTCCATCGACCCCCGCTCAGTTAGACCCTCGCCCGAGCTCCTTGAAAGCCTCCATACGCTCTTAGGCACCACCGAAAACATCGAACTCCGCTAA
- the lipB gene encoding lipoyl(octanoyl) transferase LipB: protein MESYPLEFRWLGEVPYEEGERLQQELSEEVRQSGRGIILGLEHSPVITLGIRGDSQDDLVSSEKERNDDGIQVIASKRGGQATLHSPGQLVIYPVLPTRAWKMGPKRLVCLLERSTSDLLQSFGVEVIPAKDEPGLFTPRGKIAFFGLRINKGVSSHGLALNVTNDLRLFRHIRSCGQLNQPLDSLLFQGVSDKIPDLFKSWCGYFERRLKGVESVCPA, encoded by the coding sequence ATGGAATCCTATCCACTAGAGTTTCGGTGGTTAGGCGAAGTTCCCTATGAAGAAGGGGAACGCCTACAGCAGGAACTCTCTGAAGAGGTACGTCAGTCGGGAAGAGGGATCATACTTGGGCTTGAACACAGCCCGGTGATCACGCTGGGAATTCGTGGGGATTCTCAAGACGATCTTGTTTCCAGTGAAAAAGAACGAAATGATGATGGAATTCAGGTGATCGCCTCCAAGCGGGGAGGACAGGCCACTTTGCATTCACCCGGACAGTTGGTGATTTACCCAGTTCTCCCCACTCGGGCGTGGAAGATGGGGCCAAAGAGGTTGGTGTGCCTGCTTGAGCGCAGCACTTCTGATCTCTTACAGAGTTTCGGTGTGGAGGTGATTCCCGCCAAAGATGAACCTGGGCTCTTTACTCCCAGAGGCAAAATCGCCTTCTTCGGCCTACGTATCAATAAAGGGGTCAGCTCCCACGGCCTGGCTCTGAACGTGACTAACGATCTTCGCCTTTTTCGCCATATCCGCTCCTGTGGTCAGCTCAATCAGCCACTGGATTCCCTGTTATTTCAAGGTGTTAGCGATAAAATCCCGGACCTTTTCAAGTCCTGGTGTGGCTACTTTGAGCGCCGCCTCAAGGGTGTGGAATCGGTCTGTCCCGCCTGA
- a CDS encoding nucleotidyltransferase, whose amino-acid sequence MQDLNLLLKALLESKLDFLVVGGFAAVVHGSSHVTKDLDITMVMTPENIEGLRRALKGLDPKHRMNPSHKASFLEEPADLSGLKNIYLETQAGILDIVTLDESLGSFEQLKSRALRVQLFGYECSVLSLDDLICIKESMNRPKDRIILEDLKAIKKLKS is encoded by the coding sequence ATGCAAGACCTAAACCTACTCCTTAAGGCCCTTCTTGAGAGCAAATTGGATTTTTTGGTGGTCGGTGGTTTTGCTGCCGTCGTACACGGATCTTCCCATGTCACAAAAGATCTCGATATTACAATGGTCATGACCCCGGAGAATATCGAGGGGCTCCGCAGGGCTTTAAAGGGTCTCGATCCCAAGCACCGAATGAACCCTTCTCACAAAGCTTCATTTCTGGAGGAGCCAGCTGATCTTTCCGGACTGAAAAACATCTATCTTGAAACCCAAGCTGGGATATTAGACATCGTCACTCTGGATGAGTCGCTTGGCTCCTTTGAACAGCTCAAGTCGAGAGCATTGAGGGTGCAATTGTTCGGCTACGAGTGCTCTGTTCTGTCCCTCGATGATCTAATTTGCATCAAAGAGTCCATGAATCGCCCTAAAGATCGAATAATCCTTGAGGATCTAAAGGCTATCAAAAAGCTAAAGAGCTGA